The sequence GTGCTGGATCGTCGGCGAGCCGAACGAGTCCACGATGACGATCGTGCGCCCCTTGCCCGTGATGCCCTTCTTGTACAGCGCGTTGAGGTTGTACGCGGTTCTGTACTGGAGCGGGTTGTAGCAGTTGATGTGCCACTTGGCCTGGCACTGGGCGATGGGGAGGGGGCTGGCCACGCCGTGGACGAGGCCGTGCCCCGCGACGGCCGGAGCCGCGAAGGTGTGCGGTACGGCGGCCGGCGCGGCGCTCGTGGCGCCGGCCGAGGAGGTTGTCGCCAGCGCGGCGGCGACGAGTGCGGCGGAGGCGGCGGCCGAAACCGCGACGCCGCGCCCGGTACGGGCTATGTGCATACGTTCCCCTGAGTGATCCTGACACGTCCGTTGTCGGACGAAGTGGTCAGGCGCATCCCATCGGGAGAGTCATGGACAGATCAAGACACTGCGCAGGACTCTTGAACCGCCGATGCCAAATCCTTTACTTGAGAACAGAAATGACGACCGGCACACGGAAACGGCCGCAGCCCCCGCACAGTGGGCTGCGGCCGTTCCGGCTGACCTGTCCGTGGCAGGTCAGAGCGCGAGACCGGTGAGGACCAGTACGCGCTCGTAGGTGTAGTCCTCCATCGCGAACCGCACACCCTCGCGGCCCACGCCGGACTGCTTGGCGCCGCCGTACGGCATCTGGTCGGCGCGGTAGGACGGGACGTCGCCGATCACCACGCCACCGACCTCGAGGGCCCGGTGGGCGCGGAAGGCGACCTGCAGGTCGTGCGTGAACACACCTGCCTGGAGGCCGTACTTGGAGTCGTTGACCGCGGCGAACGCCTCGGCCTCGCCGTCCACCTTCTGCACGCTGAGGACCGGTCCGAAGACCTCCTCGCAGGCGAGGGTGGTGCCGGCCGGGAGGTCGGTGAGGACGGTCGGCGCGTAGGAGGCGCCGTCGCGCTTGCCGCCGGTGACGAGGGTGGCGCCGGCCTCGACCGCCTCCGTCACCCACGACTCGACGCGCTTGGCCGCGTCCTCGCTGACCAGCGGGCCCACGTCGGTCGTGGCGTCGCTCGGGTCACCGGTGTTCTGGGCCTCGACGGCGGCGACGATGCGCGGCAGCAGCCGGTCGTACACCGACGCGTCGGCGATCACGCGCTGCACGGAGATGCAGGACTGGCCGCCCTGGTAGTTGGAGAAGGTCGCGATGCGGGTCGCGGCCCAGTCCAGGTCGGCGTCGGAGGCGTAGTCGCCGAGGACGACGGCCGCGCCGTTGCCGCCCAGCTCCAGCGTGCAGTGCTTGCGCGGCACCGAGTCCATGATCGCGTAGCCGACCTTCTCGGAACCGGTGAAGGAGATGACCGGCAGACGCTCGTCCTGGACGAGGGCGGGCATCTTGTCGTTGGCGACCGGGAGGATCGACCACGAACCGGCGGGCAGGCCCTCGGTCTCGGCGAGGAGGTCGCCGATGATCAGGCCGGAGAGCGGGGTCGCCGGGGCCGGCTTGAGGATGATCGGGGCGCCGGCCGCGATCGCCGGGGCGATCTTGTGGGCGCACAGGTTCAGCGGGAAGTTGAACGGCGCGATGCCGAGCACGACGCCCTTCGGGAAGCGGCGGGTCAGCGCGAGGCGACCCTGGCCACCGGCGTCGGTGTCGAGCCGCTGGGCCTCGCCGCCGTTGAACCGGCGGGCCTCCTCGGCGGCGAACCGGAACACGGAGACGGCACGGCCGACTTCCCCTCGGGCCCACTTGATCGGCTTGCCGTTCTCTGCCGAGATCAGCTGGGCGATCTCCTCGGTGCGCTCGGCCAGCCGCCTGCTGACGTGGTCGAGGGCGGCGGCGCGCACGTGCGCCGGGGTGGCGGCGAACTCGTCCCGCACCGCGTGGGCCGCGGCCACGGCCTCCTCGACCTGGGCGTCGGTCGGCACGCCGACCTTGCCCACGAGCCGGCCGTCCCACGGCGAGGTGACGTCGAAGGTGTCCTCGCCGGTGACCTGGCGGCCGGCGAGCCAGAAGGCGTGGGTGGAAGTCATCTGCGAGTCCCGGCCTTTCCGTGTTGGGGGTGCTTGGCTTTCGGGCTCCACGGTAGGGCGGCGACGGCCGAGGGTCGTTTGTCCGAGCCGTAGCAGTAGGCGTGGCGGACGCTACTGTTTGGACTACTCTGCGGAGGTCGCCTTCAGGGCGAGCCACAGCTCCATCCGGACGTCGGGATCGTCCAGCGACCGGCCCAGGATCTCCTCGACCCGCCGCATCCGGTACCGCAGCGTGTGCCGGTGCACCCCCAGGTCCGCGGCCGCCGCGTCCCACTGGCCGTGCCGGGACAGCCAGGCCCGCAGCGAGGCGACCAGGTCCCCCCGCCCGGTGGCGTCGTGCTCGTGCAGCGCGCGCAGCAAGCCGTCGGCGAACGCCTTCACCGCGTCGTCGGCGAGCAACGGCAGCACGGACCCCGCGGCCAGCTGCTCGTGCTCCACCAGCACCCGCCCGCGCCGCCGGGCCACGGACAGCGCCTGCTCGGCCTGCTTGTAGGCGGCCGCGGCGGCGATCGGCCCGGCGGGCGCGGACAGCCCGACGACCAGTTCCTCCTCATCCCCCCCGGCCGCCTGCTCAGGCACCGCCCGCGCCGCCTCCAGCGCCGCCGCGAACTGTGTGCAGGCCGCCACGGCCGCGCCCCCGTCGACGGCCAGCACCACCAGCCGCTCCCCCTCGGGCACGACCAGCACGGCTTCCCCGGCACGCGCGGCGGCGGCCTCCACGCTCTCCGCGAGCCCGCCCAGCGGATCACCACCGGCGCCGGCGACGAGGGCGGCGCCCTGGGTCACCGACGTGGCGACGCGGCCGTGGGTATCCGCGTGCGCCTGGGCGGCGGCTCCGGACACGGACTCGGCGACGATCATCCGGAACGGCGCGTCCAGCAGCCCGCCGTACAGGTCCCCGGCGACGGCGCGGGCGTGGTCGGGCTCACCGGCGAGCAGCATGCGCAGCACCGCCGCGCCGACGCGCTGCTCGGCGGCGTGCAGCGAGCGGGAGCGTTCGGTGGTGAGGGTGAGCAGGGCGATGGCGGAGTGCACGGCGTAGCGCTCGGCGGTGCCGAGGGCGGCGGCCGTCCCCACGGCGAGCGCGGCGCGCGGCCGCCGCCCGGTACCGAGGGAGTGCATCTCCACCCGGTCCTCGTGATCGGGCCCGCCGACGACGGCGGACGCGGGAGCGGGCCGCTCCCGCAGCCGCTCCACCTCCGCGGTGAGCCGCGCGGCCCGCCGCCCGGCCCACTCCGGCGCGGCGGCGACGACGGCACCCGAGGCGTCGTAGAGCGCGGCCCACCCGTCGACCTGCGCGGCGAGCGCGCCGAGCAGCCCCTCGGGTCCGGCGCTGAGGGCCTGCCTGGTCAGTTCGCGCTGTGCGGCGAAGCCTGCCGTGACGGCCCGGTACTGGTCGGCGGCGATGGCGGCCGAGACGGCCTTGCTGATGGCGAGGAAGGGGGTGCGGCGGGGCACCTCGAGCAGCGGCAGCCCCTCCTGCCGCGCGGCGTCGACGAGCGCCTCGGGAATCTCCTCGTAGTTGACCCCGACGGCGAACCCGAGCCCCACGACACCGGCCCCGGCCAGCCGCTTCACATACCGCCGCATGACCTGCGGATCCTCCGCGTCCAGCTTGAGCGCGGTGATCAGCAGCAGCTCGCCGCCCTCCATGTACGGCACGGGGTCGGCCAGCTCGCTGACGTGCGCCCAGCGGACGGGCACGTCGAGACGGTCCTCGCCCGCGCGCACGGTCAGCTTGAGCGCGGAGTGGTGGACGAGCGAGGCGAGGGTGGGGGGCATGGAACCTTCAGGGTGAGGGAGATCCGCAACACGCGGACCGCATGATCCCGGCGATCTCTTGGCCGCCGCGTATGAACGACCTACCCCGATTCTGCCTCACCGTACGGTCCCCCGCGGCCCCGTCACCCCCGCAGATCCACCAACAACGGCGGCGCGTGCTCCCCCCGCACACTCGTCAACGACAACACGGCATGCCCCGCCGGCACCCCATGAGCCAACTCAGAAGCAGACCAACGCTCACGCTCCACCTGGCGGACGGTGACGGCGTCCGTGGTGACCGGCTTGCCCGTCCCGAGCTTCCGCACCGCATGAATCAGACGGGTCAGTGGCTGGTTCGCGTACACCGTGTGCTTGGCGACCTCCTTCGTCTCCACCCACTCCGTGCCCCATGCCTGAGCGAACAGGGCGCCTTCCCAGGTGGTGATCCCCGGGAAGGCCGCGTGGCACCCGACGGCCGCGATCAGCGGCTGCCTCAGATGCTCCGGCACATCACCGAGGGCCCGCAGGCTCAGGACCACACCGGCGTGGCTCTCCCGCAGCCTGCGCAGGGCACGCACGGATCCGGCGGTGATCGCGTGCGTCGCGTCGTCCAGCACGAGGCAGGCGAACAGGGACCGGTCGGGGCGCGTGGCCATGCTCGCGGCGAACTGGGCGAGCAGCAGCCGGGCCAGGAGTTGAGCGGCTTCCGGATGGGCCCGTTCCGGCAGATCGATCCTGACCCTCAGCGGGTGGTCGAGGGAGCGCAGGGTGAAGGGCCGGGCGTCGGTGGAGGTGTCGAAGAAGCCGGTGAAGACCGGACGGTCCAGACAGCCGAGCCGGTCGGCGAGCATTATCCCGGGGTCTCCGGGGACGCCGGCCTGGCGTACCCGCGCGTCCAGCTCCCGGTGCAGCGGGGAGTGCGTGTGCGGGTCGAGCATGTCCTTCAGCCGGTCCAGTGCCGAAGGCTCTCCGTCCAGCAGTTCCCGCAGTTCGGGCACGGACGGGAACCGGCCGTGGGCGGCCCGGAAGGGTCCCAGCAGCTGTGCCAGCACGGTCGCCGCACGCCGCAGGTCGACCTCGGCCCAGTCCCCGGCGAGAACGTCCGCGAGAAGTGCGGCCGCTTCGTCGGGGTCGTCCGTCCCCCCATAGAGATCGAGGTCGTGCTCCGATGTCCGGTCCCCCGGCTTGATCACGATGTCGTAGGCCTGATCGGGCCCCATGGGCGTACCGGCGGCGCACACCATGACGAGCGCCGCCTGCCCGGCGAGGGCCTGGAGTGCGAGGGACTCGGCGACGGGTCGCACCAAGCGGTCGGTCTTGCCCGAGCCGGACGGGCCGACCGCCAGGAGCGACGTGCCCAGCGTGGCCGGATCGACGGCCGCGCCCGCGGCGCGGTGGGCGGGCGGTGTGCGCTCGACGTCCGCGTACCGGCCGATGCGCACCTGTGAGGTCAGCAGGTCGTGACGGGCCGTACGGACGGGCAGGTCACGCTGTCCGGAGGGGTGCAGACAGGCTCGGGCGCCCTCGCGGAGGACAGCCGAGGAGAACGCGTCCAGCCGCGCCGGGTCGGCGACCACGGACTTCCAGGCGCGACGGATCCGTGCACAGTCGACGTCGTTCATACGTCCGCTGCGCCCCTCGTCGGCCAGCCGCTCGACCAGCGCGTTCTGACCATGGGCATGGAGTTCGGGCCAGTCCGTGCCGGTGGCCGCCGCCATCGCCTCCCGGTTGCCGTCCGACGTCCGGGCACGCTGCACGCCACGCAGCAGCCCCAGCCAGTCCCCCCACATGGCGAACGGCCACAGGACCAGCAGCGTGAGCACGACCTTCAAGATCTTGAGCCGGCTGAGAGTGCCCTCGGGGTCTCCCGGCACGAAGAGCCAGTCGGCCGGTGTCACGCTGACGGCGAGCTTGTAGTACGACAGCAGTCCGTGCCAGACGACCAGCCAGGCGCTGAGCCCCCCGAGGACGGCGGCACGCAGCGCGCGGGACGGCTGAGGGCGGTCGGTCACGTACCGCTGGATCACCTCTTTCCAGTTGCCCACGCGCGCGAAGTAGTAGAGGACGAGGGTCGCGAAGAGGCTGTCGTAGACGGCGCTCGCGGTGAGCGCCGCCCGGGGCGGGTCGAGGCTGCTCCACCAGTCGGACGGCGTGACCAGCTCCAGCAGGATCCTCTTGTGGGGCACCAGGTTGTTGGTCCACAGCGACCACACGAGCAGGGCCGCGAGCAGGGCGCCCACGGCTCCTGCCAGCAGCGCCCGGTCCGAGACCCGGCCGGCGGATTCCTGCTGCCGGGGCCGGTAGCCGAAGCGCCAGACGCCGGGGGTGGCTTCCGGGCGAGGGGTGCGCAGCCAGGTCAGGAAGGCGGAGCCGTCCGGTTTCGGCGGGACACCGGGCGGCATCGCCGGCATGGGCGGCACCCCCGCCCCCTCGAGCGGCTCAGTGGGCCGGGGTACGGGATTCGTGTGCGTGACGCGTGGGTCGCGTGTGCTGTCGCTGTCCATCACCCTTGCCCCCTGACCTGCCGTTCCGTCCGCCGTCCGCGAGCCAATCTAACGCCCCGGAAAGGGGAGTTCACCGCTTACGCGGCCGAGAGCGCCCGCCGACCGGGCGTACCGCGGCCGCGCGGCTATGTCCACGGCGGACAACCGGCGTGGCCGACAACGCCCACATGGAGCATGCCCACCCCCTGTCCCCGGCCCTAGCCTGCGAAGAAAGATAGGTAAGCGGCCGAAAACGCACCGCCCGGAATCGCCCGGCACGCCAGATCAGACCGCAGATCAGACCGCCCGGTACGCAAGATCATCAGGAGCCCTCATGACCGCACTTCCGCAGGAGCGCCGCGTCGTCACCGCCATCCCCGGACCGAAGTCCCAGGAGCTGCAGGCCCGCCGTACCGCCGCGGTCGCGCAGGGCGTGGGCTCCGTGCTGCCGGTCTTCGTCACCCGCGCCGACGGCGGCGTCATCGAGGACGTCGACGGCAACAGCCTCATCGACTTCGGTTCCGGTATCGCCGTGACCAGCGTCGGCGCCTCCGCCGAGGCCGTCGTGCGGCGCGCCTCCGCCCAGCTCGCCGACTTCACCCACACCTGTTTCATGGTCACCCCGTACGAGGGGTACGTCGCCGTCGCGGAGGCGCTCGCCGAGCTGACCCCCGGTGACCACGCCAAGAAGTCCGCGCTGTTCAACTCCGGCGCCGAGGCCGTCGAGAACGCCGTCAAGATCGCGCGTGCCTACACCAAGCGGCAGGCCGTCGTCGTGTTCGACCACGGGTACCACGGGCGTACCAACCTGACGATGGCGCTCACCGCCAAGAACATGCCGTACAAGCACGGGTTCGGGCCCTTCGCGCCCGAGGTGTACCGCGTGCCGGTCGCCTACGGCTACCGCTGGCCGACCGGGGCCGAGAACGCCGGGCCCGAGGCCGCCGCGCAGGCCATCGACCAGATGTCCAAGCAGGTCGGCGCGGACAACATCGCCGCGATCATCATCGAGCCGGTGCTCGGCGAGGGCGGCTTCATCGAGCCGGCCAAGGGGTTCCTCCCGGCGATCCGGCAGTTCGCCGCCGACAACGGGATCGTCTTCGTCGCCGATGAGATCCAGTCCGGGTTCTGCCGGACGGGCCAGTGGTTCGCCTGTGAGGACGAGGGGATCGTTCCCGACCTCATCACCACCGCCAAGGGCATCGCCGGCGGCCTTCCGCTCGCCGCCGTGACCGGCCGTGCCGAGATCATGGACGCCGCGCACGCCGGTGGCCTCGGTGGTACGTACGGCGGCAACCCCGTCGCCTGCGCGGGTGCCCTCGGCTCCATCGAGACCATGAAGGAGCTGGACCTCAACGGCAAGGCCAAGCGCATCGAGGAGATCATGAAGGGTCGCCTCACCGCCATGGCCGAGAAGTTCGACGTCATCGGTGACGTCCGTGGCCGCGGGGCCATGATCGCCATCGAGCTGGTCAAGGACCGTACGACGAAGGAGCCGAACGCGGAGGCCACCGCCGCGCTCGCCAAGGCCTGCCACGCCGAGGGCCTGCTGGTCCTGACCTGTGGCACCTACGGCAACGTGCTGCGCTTCCTGCCCCCGCTGGTCATCGGCGAGGACCTGCTGAACGAGGGCCTCGACATCATCGAGCAGGCCTTCGCGCGCATCTGAGCCACCGGTGCACGCACTGCTGACGTGACGTACGACAGGCCGTGTGAAGAACGTGTGCGAGGTGGATGTCGGGTCGCCGTTCCGCCTGCCCAAGCGCGCCTGCCTGCCGTAGGTTCTACGCAGATGAGAGATACACCCCGCCCACAGGGGACTGTGGGCGATCTCAGGCCGGGGCCTCCCCAGCTTCGACCTGGTCGTGCCCTCGCGCACACAACCGGCGCCTGACGGCTCCGGGATCTCCTCACCGATCGGACGGTCGCCGCCCCAAACCCCCCGGGGCGCGCGGCGTTCCGATCCGGTCGGCCGCCTCGGAACTACCCCCCCTGTTCCGGGGCGGCCGACCTCCTCCTTCCTCGCACAACCCCGCAGGTCTGCCAAGCTGGGCACCGTGTCGACCGTCGTCCGCCGTGCCCCGCTCCCGGCCCT comes from Streptomyces sp. FXJ1.172 and encodes:
- a CDS encoding aldehyde dehydrogenase family protein, which gives rise to MTSTHAFWLAGRQVTGEDTFDVTSPWDGRLVGKVGVPTDAQVEEAVAAAHAVRDEFAATPAHVRAAALDHVSRRLAERTEEIAQLISAENGKPIKWARGEVGRAVSVFRFAAEEARRFNGGEAQRLDTDAGGQGRLALTRRFPKGVVLGIAPFNFPLNLCAHKIAPAIAAGAPIILKPAPATPLSGLIIGDLLAETEGLPAGSWSILPVANDKMPALVQDERLPVISFTGSEKVGYAIMDSVPRKHCTLELGGNGAAVVLGDYASDADLDWAATRIATFSNYQGGQSCISVQRVIADASVYDRLLPRIVAAVEAQNTGDPSDATTDVGPLVSEDAAKRVESWVTEAVEAGATLVTGGKRDGASYAPTVLTDLPAGTTLACEEVFGPVLSVQKVDGEAEAFAAVNDSKYGLQAGVFTHDLQVAFRAHRALEVGGVVIGDVPSYRADQMPYGGAKQSGVGREGVRFAMEDYTYERVLVLTGLAL
- a CDS encoding PucR family transcriptional regulator, translated to MPPTLASLVHHSALKLTVRAGEDRLDVPVRWAHVSELADPVPYMEGGELLLITALKLDAEDPQVMRRYVKRLAGAGVVGLGFAVGVNYEEIPEALVDAARQEGLPLLEVPRRTPFLAISKAVSAAIAADQYRAVTAGFAAQRELTRQALSAGPEGLLGALAAQVDGWAALYDASGAVVAAAPEWAGRRAARLTAEVERLRERPAPASAVVGGPDHEDRVEMHSLGTGRRPRAALAVGTAAALGTAERYAVHSAIALLTLTTERSRSLHAAEQRVGAAVLRMLLAGEPDHARAVAGDLYGGLLDAPFRMIVAESVSGAAAQAHADTHGRVATSVTQGAALVAGAGGDPLGGLAESVEAAAARAGEAVLVVPEGERLVVLAVDGGAAVAACTQFAAALEAARAVPEQAAGGDEEELVVGLSAPAGPIAAAAAYKQAEQALSVARRRGRVLVEHEQLAAGSVLPLLADDAVKAFADGLLRALHEHDATGRGDLVASLRAWLSRHGQWDAAAADLGVHRHTLRYRMRRVEEILGRSLDDPDVRMELWLALKATSAE
- a CDS encoding ATP/GTP-binding protein; the protein is MPAMPPGVPPKPDGSAFLTWLRTPRPEATPGVWRFGYRPRQQESAGRVSDRALLAGAVGALLAALLVWSLWTNNLVPHKRILLELVTPSDWWSSLDPPRAALTASAVYDSLFATLVLYYFARVGNWKEVIQRYVTDRPQPSRALRAAVLGGLSAWLVVWHGLLSYYKLAVSVTPADWLFVPGDPEGTLSRLKILKVVLTLLVLWPFAMWGDWLGLLRGVQRARTSDGNREAMAAATGTDWPELHAHGQNALVERLADEGRSGRMNDVDCARIRRAWKSVVADPARLDAFSSAVLREGARACLHPSGQRDLPVRTARHDLLTSQVRIGRYADVERTPPAHRAAGAAVDPATLGTSLLAVGPSGSGKTDRLVRPVAESLALQALAGQAALVMVCAAGTPMGPDQAYDIVIKPGDRTSEHDLDLYGGTDDPDEAAALLADVLAGDWAEVDLRRAATVLAQLLGPFRAAHGRFPSVPELRELLDGEPSALDRLKDMLDPHTHSPLHRELDARVRQAGVPGDPGIMLADRLGCLDRPVFTGFFDTSTDARPFTLRSLDHPLRVRIDLPERAHPEAAQLLARLLLAQFAASMATRPDRSLFACLVLDDATHAITAGSVRALRRLRESHAGVVLSLRALGDVPEHLRQPLIAAVGCHAAFPGITTWEGALFAQAWGTEWVETKEVAKHTVYANQPLTRLIHAVRKLGTGKPVTTDAVTVRQVERERWSASELAHGVPAGHAVLSLTSVRGEHAPPLLVDLRG
- the gabT gene encoding 4-aminobutyrate--2-oxoglutarate transaminase, whose translation is MTALPQERRVVTAIPGPKSQELQARRTAAVAQGVGSVLPVFVTRADGGVIEDVDGNSLIDFGSGIAVTSVGASAEAVVRRASAQLADFTHTCFMVTPYEGYVAVAEALAELTPGDHAKKSALFNSGAEAVENAVKIARAYTKRQAVVVFDHGYHGRTNLTMALTAKNMPYKHGFGPFAPEVYRVPVAYGYRWPTGAENAGPEAAAQAIDQMSKQVGADNIAAIIIEPVLGEGGFIEPAKGFLPAIRQFAADNGIVFVADEIQSGFCRTGQWFACEDEGIVPDLITTAKGIAGGLPLAAVTGRAEIMDAAHAGGLGGTYGGNPVACAGALGSIETMKELDLNGKAKRIEEIMKGRLTAMAEKFDVIGDVRGRGAMIAIELVKDRTTKEPNAEATAALAKACHAEGLLVLTCGTYGNVLRFLPPLVIGEDLLNEGLDIIEQAFARI